The Candidatus Zixiibacteriota bacterium genome window below encodes:
- a CDS encoding methyl-accepting chemotaxis protein yields the protein MTRFNDFSIRVKLTLVIVLTSIITLILASIAFIITDRENYQKELVQNTRLLAQIMADNCASAVTFEDNDSAEEILQSAKRDPQIAWSVIQTTDAAEFAKYARDDSPPPATLPNMPDDGVLFEDNYFIIKRDISSGNEVIGTLWIRSDLDKLQARMFWFINISLYVLLGSAVVGIFIAFNLQRVLSRPIQELENCAGLLAVGNVDFEVNYRSKDELGRLADTFRNLQDYLQYLSEQAQRIASGDLTCKVEAKSAEDTLGNSFRSMVENLTDMVRQLETSAGNLVVAATDISDASNKMNDGARSQTEHIHQVASSIDEMAATIMESSRNAGQASEASREQSDTATSGGEIVSRTIQGMNSVADVVAESAGSIGKLAEAADKIGQIISVIEDIASQTNLLALNAAIEAARAGEQGRGFAVVADEVRNLAERTAKATGKIAEVIKEVQTRTNEAVSSMESGIKEVEKGRQLADEAGNSLSEIEQMSHNVMSMIEQIATAAEQQSQVAAEVTKRIEVISNVSKDTSEQADESSNIAQNMNRQAEELREIVDAFTIQKV from the coding sequence ATGACCCGTTTCAATGATTTCTCAATTCGCGTAAAACTTACTTTAGTTATCGTCCTGACAAGCATTATAACTCTAATACTGGCATCGATAGCCTTTATTATTACCGACCGCGAAAACTATCAAAAAGAGCTTGTCCAAAACACGAGACTCCTGGCCCAAATCATGGCTGATAATTGCGCCAGCGCGGTAACTTTTGAGGACAACGATTCGGCCGAAGAAATATTGCAATCCGCAAAACGCGATCCTCAAATCGCCTGGTCCGTGATTCAAACAACAGATGCCGCTGAATTTGCAAAATATGCCCGCGATGATTCCCCTCCACCGGCTACTTTACCCAATATGCCCGATGACGGTGTATTATTCGAGGATAATTATTTCATAATCAAACGCGATATCAGTTCCGGAAATGAAGTTATCGGTACTCTCTGGATCAGGTCCGACCTCGATAAACTGCAGGCCCGCATGTTCTGGTTTATAAATATCAGCTTATATGTACTTCTGGGAAGCGCCGTAGTGGGTATTTTTATCGCTTTCAATCTTCAGCGGGTTCTGTCAAGGCCGATTCAGGAACTCGAAAATTGCGCCGGATTATTGGCCGTAGGAAATGTGGATTTTGAGGTTAATTACCGCTCGAAAGATGAGCTGGGCCGTTTGGCGGATACGTTCAGAAACCTTCAGGATTATCTCCAATATCTATCGGAACAGGCACAACGGATAGCCAGTGGTGATCTGACCTGCAAAGTTGAAGCAAAATCGGCCGAAGACACCCTGGGCAATTCGTTCCGTTCCATGGTCGAGAACCTGACCGATATGGTGCGTCAATTGGAAACCAGCGCCGGTAATCTCGTCGTCGCCGCTACTGATATTTCAGATGCCTCAAACAAAATGAATGACGGTGCCCGCAGCCAAACGGAACATATTCATCAGGTCGCTTCGTCAATCGATGAAATGGCCGCCACAATCATGGAATCGTCAAGAAACGCCGGACAGGCTTCGGAAGCATCCCGGGAACAATCAGATACAGCCACTTCAGGCGGAGAAATAGTCAGCCGGACAATCCAGGGGATGAACTCCGTTGCCGATGTTGTCGCCGAATCGGCCGGCTCAATTGGTAAACTGGCAGAAGCGGCCGATAAAATCGGTCAAATTATCAGCGTAATCGAAGATATCGCCAGCCAAACAAACCTGCTCGCTCTCAACGCCGCTATTGAGGCCGCTCGCGCCGGTGAGCAGGGTCGCGGATTCGCTGTGGTTGCCGACGAAGTTCGCAATCTGGCCGAACGCACCGCAAAAGCCACCGGTAAAATAGCGGAAGTCATCAAGGAAGTTCAAACCCGGACCAATGAGGCCGTTAGTTCCATGGAATCGGGAATTAAAGAAGTCGAAAAGGGTCGTCAATTGGCCGATGAAGCTGGAAACAGCCTGTCGGAAATCGAACAAATGTCGCATAATGTCATGAGCATGATTGAGCAAATCGCTACCGCCGCCGAGCAACAGTCACAGGTGGCCGCCGAGGTCACCAAGCGCATTGAGGTGATATCGAATGTTTCAAAAGACACGTCCGAGCAAGCCGACGAATCTTCGAATATAGCCCAAAATATGAATCGCCAGGCCGAAGAACTCCGTGAAATAGTGGACGCCTTTACTATCCAAAAAGTATAA